Within the Terriglobales bacterium genome, the region AGGCGCGCCGTGCCTCGGCTCGGCTTGCTCACGACCTGGGGTTCAATCCGGTTTCCCAGGAACATGCCGCCATCGTTGTTACCGAGCTTGCCCGAAACATGCTGTTGCACGCGGCAGGTGGCGAGATTGTCCTGCAACCGGGAAGCGGAGCACGCGCAAACGTTTGGATCGATGTTCTTGCGCTCGACAAAGGTAACGGCATCGCAGACATCTCACGCGCGCTGAGTGACGGATACTCCTCCGCAGGCACGCGCGGCACTGGGTTCGGAGCCGTTTCCCGTCTCTCCGCGGTCTTCGAGGTCTACAGCAAACCGGGCGAGGGCACGGCAGTTCTGGCCAGAGTCGTGCCTGGAAAACAACACGAGGAGACGCAGTCTGCCACCGGCTCAGTGTGCGTGCCGGTTGCCGGAGAGACGCGTTGCGGCGATGCCTGGGAATGCCAGGACCAGGCAGGAAGAAGATTGATCATGCTCGCCGACGGGCTGGGCCATGGACCTTACGCCTCGGACGCCGCCGAGGAGGCTCTGGCTGCCTTTCGAGCCAACCAACATAAGAGCCCTGGAGAAATCATCGAGGCCACGCACGGACACCTGGAAAAAACCCGGGGCGCCGCGGTAGCCGTAGCCGAGATCAATTTTGAGCGCCAGATCGTGCGCTATTCCGGAATCGGCAACATAGCCGGTGTGATCGTCGCCAATGGAAACACCCGCAGCATGATCTCCCATAATGGAATCGTCGGACACCGATCTGAGAGCATTCAGGAGCTCGCTTTCCCGTGGGAACGCAGCGCCTTTCTCATCATGCACTCCGATGGCATTAACACGCGCTGGAG harbors:
- a CDS encoding ATP-binding SpoIIE family protein phosphatase; this translates as MSREQISVPIAENTHVSEARRASARLAHDLGFNPVSQEHAAIVVTELARNMLLHAAGGEIVLQPGSGARANVWIDVLALDKGNGIADISRALSDGYSSAGTRGTGFGAVSRLSAVFEVYSKPGEGTAVLARVVPGKQHEETQSATGSVCVPVAGETRCGDAWECQDQAGRRLIMLADGLGHGPYASDAAEEALAAFRANQHKSPGEIIEATHGHLEKTRGAAVAVAEINFERQIVRYSGIGNIAGVIVANGNTRSMISHNGIVGHRSESIQELAFPWERSAFLIMHSDGINTRWSLDRYPGLQSKHASLIAGVLYRDFKRTRDDATVVVSRETRAA